CTTCTATCAATCTCTCAAATTTTACTTCTCTGTCGAGCAACAGTACTGCGGTATCTCTACACATGCTTATGATACTCTTTCCATCATCAGTTATGGCCATGTCCGATATCCTAAGCGTCTTCTGCCCTTTCCAACATTCCAGCTCTTTTCCTTCCAAATCCCACAAACAGATACTTTTGTCGGTCATGCCAGCAAATATCCCCCGACCATCAGGAAACCATCCACAAGAAACCAAACCAACACCAACTTTTTCGTAGATATGGATACACTCTCCAGAACTGGCATCCCAGCGTCTGATAACCTCTTCTTGTCCACACGTTAGAAGTTGTTTGTCATCAGGGCTCCATGAAATGGTTAACACTGCTTTCTGGTGACCCTTTAGCGTATGCTTCAATGAGACTACACCGTCCTCTTTAATCTACAATGGTAAATTATATCAATTAACCAAATTACGGATATATTCACCCCACGCTATAATGCAACCTGTGATAGAAAAATAAACATGTAAAAGAAAGTACGGTACAATTGGTTTTTCATTTCATCGTCCATTAAACaaccataaaaggtataaacaGATGCAACTAAAGAGgtgaaagttaaaaaaaaatgagaaggaAAGACGGGGCGAGATATATTGTTGTGAAGAGAACTTGATGCAATCTCCAACAGCTAATAATTAAAGCCAAAAACACCTGGCTACCGATCACTCTTAGATGCAACTAAAGAGGTGAAAGTtgcttgaaaaaaaaatgagaaggaAAGACGGATACTGAAGAGAACTTGATGCAATCTCCGACAGCTAATAACTAAAGCCAAAAACACCTGGCGACCGATCACTTCCATATTAAGAGTACACAGTTCCTAATCTGTACAAGTTGAGTCTCCATTATAGAACACGAGTATCTCTTTGGCTTATTACCTATCTGCCCCACAGATCTGGCATTGCATTCACCCTTAATGAGACGAACATGTTCTTCACATGATGCTGACCATTGACAAGAAAAGTAGACCGGATTCCGGACTAACATTGTTGCATGAAGCAAAGATATGATCTTCACACTTTTTTCTCTATAAGCAAGTACTTTCACCGACTTAATGCCCTAGTAATGTGTTTCTCTTCTACTCAGTCAGACAGCAAAACTAACAGACGTACAGTAGTAACACATGCCACACTAGTTAAGCTTCAAACTCATTGTTCGCCTATAGGATGCAATATCCTTTCAAACTCGGTATGATAGCCAAATTTCAATTCagataaaaatcataaaaataagtATTCAATTAACAGGAATAATCATTTTCAGGCTCGTTGGAAATATCTCAGGATGCCAAATTTGACTCGATTTAATTCTATGGCTTTGCATGAATGTCGACAAACCTAAATAAGACCCTTCTACCAGGTCTTGTATTAATCCAAGcattacatctaaaaaataacCACAACCTCCTACAATTATCAAGACTATTGATCAGAAAAGCATATGATATATTGAGCTTACCGCATGCAATAGACAAAATAATGATAATGGTCTCGATAAACTTGATAGCTAAACTTTTTCAGCAAGCTTTCcccaattttcaatttttatccCTTCATAAAAATAcgagagaaaagaaaattacaTCTGATCAAGCAGCCATAGCTcttgtttttcactttttttttttttttttatgaaaacccTCAATACGAGAGCTTGCACAAGTAACATGAAGAAAAGCATTAATGTTGCCATTAGTTGAACAACGTCTTTCTGTAGTCACAAGCGAAGTATAACAAAAGTACTTACCTCCCATACTATTGCTGTCTGATCTTTTGATGCTGATGCCAAATATTTGCCATTATGTGAAAATTGCAAAAACCAAACTTCATCATTATGTGCTTCAAGAATCTGTTCGTTTAGCACAGAAAAAATGGTCAGAGAATTTGCAAATGATTGATACGGTAAACTTCAAGTATCCAACAAACAATCCATTAAAAAGAAGTATCCAACAAACAAGCAGAGTTCATTCTTTACAATGTGCCATACGGAAACAACAACTATGGTTCTACAATAGCAGAAATCCAGTATGCCCTATCAGAATAAAAGAATTTATAGTGACGCTGATAAATCCACACTCTGGATATTGAAATATGAATcagtaaaaagaaaagaatgatACTGAAAACAGAACAATGATAAGAACCACAACCAAATCTTCGAACTTCCTTCTTAAGTAACAAGCATGTATGAGACAGCTTTCCTAAGACACTCCCACTTATAATAGTTTCCTCACTGTAACCTAATAAAATAGAAGATGCTCAATCTTCTACCACATGTAGTACCATGTCAGGATAACAAGACCCGAAAGTTGCAGAGATTTCAAAGGCTGATATTCCACCAGGAAAACAACTTTCAGAGAATTCTAGATCTTTCAATAAAATTCTGAAGAATTTAAATACCCATAAAATCTACAGAAAAGGAGAGGGTACATTGGTCCAAAGGTAATGTTATTCCCATGTGGGCAAAAGGTTCATGTTCGAGTAACGGAAACAACCTCCTGCAGAAAAAGCAAGTGAAGGATGCATACAATAGGCTTAACAGGACAGACCAGACCCATATAATAGGAGCCTTGTGCACCAGGTTCTCCCTTTGAACTCTAAAAAAAGGGCTCGAAACTTCCTCACCATCATTATGAAACCACAAAACCAGACAGAAATTTAAATCATTCAAAAGAAAGATTCAACACTTCCTCACAAAACCAAGTATCAGGTGAACATTTCAATATCTAGAAACAAAATTAGGATCTTACTTCTGCTCTGAAGCCAACAAAAGGACAAAGGAAAACTGATGTAAGATATGTAAACTGTTGATACAAAAAGGAACAAAGGAACGTAAAGATATCTAACCTGAACTGTTCGAGAAGGAATCTGGTGTTTCCCACATTGATGGTCAGAGTACAATGACAGATCACTATCCAAAGTATTGTGGAAAACACAAGCATCACGTTGCACATCAAGTGCCTTCTCAACGAGATGTTCTAACCTTTTCTCAGGAATCATTATTGTAGGAGGTAGAAGCTTTTGTAGTTTTTCTAGAATCTTTTGCCTGGAATTGACACCATCAGCATCCTGACCAAAAATACATCGTGAAGGAGATATAACGCAAGCAGCAAGTTCATGAATACGATTCAAGTTAATACGGAGAGGCACTATCTCATTTCTTAGAGTATCTAGGGCAGCAACAACATTATCCAGTTTCAGAAGCTTGAGGAACTTCTGTTCTAATAGCAAGAAAGATGCCAATTTCACAGTTGTTTCTTCCAAAATACCAATTTTATGTAATGTGGTGACACTTTCATCCCATTGTTCATCCATCACTTGCCGCATAAACAGGCTAACTACAGGTGAGTGCAACGGTATTCCTGATTCTTCCTCCAAAAGGGCTCCACTCTTGTCATAACCAAGTGAATACAATGCCCTAGTAATAATTTTGACAAATTCCAGTCTCTTAATGACTCCCCTTGAACCAACTGTTTCCCCATCCCCTTGGGAGGTTAGAGGCCTAGCCATCAAGTCTCCCAAAGAGCAAGATACAGATTCTTTAAAAGATGAGTGCTCCAAGAAGCTCTCTGATTCTCCCAAGGGCACCTTTACACGTTTCAAGGGCGGTTCATTATCCTCTACAACTCCCATGAAATGTCCAATTCAGCCCATATATACTCTACATCAGAAATGTGAAATTAGTATCAGAGCAAAAACTTCGATTCTAAACGaataaaacataaagaaatatATCCGTACTAACACTAGTGAGAAAAATTTCATAATGTAGAAACTCATCAGAAGCTGCAcattcaaaacaaaagaaaaataggCCTCAATCTTGATTAGCGGACAATGATTGTCACCCAAAAGAATGGTGATGAAcaatgaaatttcaatataatcaacaacaaaatacaattaaaaagcATTAGTTTTCGTAGCGCAAAGATCTACACTAAAGAGTGCATTTTCAAATGAAGTTAATAGAAGAGAGATACATATGGAACCGGAGGCTGTTTAAGACCAAATTGAGGGtttaaatcaaaagaaaaacatgaaaGTTTGAACTATAAACTGATACAAACAACAGTACAATATATATCCAATCATTTCAGACTAGAAATGATCATCTGCTACTCCAGATGGTAAAATGCTGAAGCTCCATAAGTACAATAAATCTGTCTCTAGTTTTAAAGAAGTGTTTGCTGTGAAAATTAAGCTGAATTGAATAGAATTGAAATCATAGTCATCAAAAGATGATAAACACATGAATAACTGTAATTAGATGAAAATTAACTAAGAAATCATTCGCACACTATCTTCCAAGTTAAGACTAGCCAAACAGTTCTTTTGATTCAATGATTAAACACTGGTAATTGGATTGTCCCAAAagaacaaagaaaagaaaacccCCAAAAAAGAAAATTCAATCTCACCCAAAGACTGCTTCAAAGTAAAGAAAGCATAAATGAACCTCCAGTTTCACGGATTAAAATGATCAAAACCAAAATCAATATCCAGATAGAACATagaaacaattatatatataaatatatataaacatatatatataatatacaaaaaattagagAAAAATGAGTACGAACATTACTTACCAGATAGCATTACCCAGagaaagatagagagagaaaccCAAATGGAAATACAAATCCAGATGAAATGTGATTCCTTCCTTTTTAACATATAATCTACATCTATATTCTCTGTTCTGCCTATTTAACCTGAGAGAACGGTGACATTACAACTTCCCGTTTTGCCCTTCATCAAATGCATCTTGTACGATTGCATCCTCTCTTGTTTTCTTTCCGATTTTGCCCTTGTGAATATCATGGAAGTTTGCCATTTCATCTTCCCAAATTTACTATTTTATTTTGGACTGATCTAATACAGCTACCGGAACTTGTTCATAAAAGTAGATTGACTTCTTAAATTTTAGGGGTATCTCATCTGTTTcttgaacttgattatttcgtATTGCCAACTTTTTGAATTTGTctataaaagtatattagctcCATTAATTTTGTAAGTGTCTCATCAACttcttaaacttgcttattccgtaacaactaaatgcaaaaaaaaactattaaacctaaattctaaaaatacatcttcatctattcgagaggtcctcctacctttcaacctattataagagttagtgttacGGGTTTGAGAGATCGAATGAATGAGGATTGAGAGTTAGTATTAGGGTGAATTgcactcatggccactgaactttacctatttaatattatagccactgaacttcaattcttaatagtatggtcactgaactttacactttttaacactggtggctacttaacgcctcaaaacgaccgttgacggtctgaaaataaaacaatcgaagagttaatgatattctaagaaactttaattcttcaaaattttcgttttgaggtcatttaggtgttgtttggttaggagagagagtgaaaGATCCAAAaagtgattttagaaaataaaaaatgtggtttatggtaaatgtcgttttgaacaactttaattcttgaatattttcattttgaggacgtggttaaagttgagtggccatcgatgttaaaaagtgtaaatttagtggtcatactgttaagaattgaagtttagtggccacaatgttaaaatggataaagtttaatggccatgggtgtaatttactcgtcagtattatggtttttgccCTTAGTTGTTATAGAATAAACAAATTTAGTGAGTTGGTGAGACACGTATAaaattcagggagctaatctacttttatggacaagtttagaaagttggtgatacaaaataatcaagttcaaagagctggtgagacacttgcagaGTTTAAGGAGTCAATCTACTTTTAtatacaagtttagggagttggtgatgtATTACGCGTTTTGGATATGATACCAATTTGGTTTTATGATTATTAGAAGATAGCGAATTTAGCCTCCATTATGAATGGTAACAGATAGAGTATCCGTGGATAGTGACAATTCTAAATCATTACTCGTTTATTTTGTAATTACTCGCATCTGTCTCATTATCCTaaaagattgtttggatgatggtATTTGAAAGTAGGTGAGGGTAACTGTAATTAGGTAATCTTGTTTGTTTTGAGGTGTAATCGAAGAGCATAGTAAGTGAGGGTATGTGAGCGTgaattttaagtaatttttgtTACACCCCAAATTGGAGGGGAAGCATGGTACATatctttttcttccaaaattacccgttgtttttatttatataaggaTATacgagtaattttatatataattacattattaaaccatcacttACATTATCTTCCATCCAAACACAACAAGTTAGTTCATACAACTCACTTACTTTACCTTACTTTAATTTAGATATGGGCATGGGTTGGGCTGAGCCGGGCTCGGGTCAGACCTGTCGGGCTTTTAATAAAGCTTGGCgagcccaagcccaacccaaacCGCAAGAAATTTAGTTGGGCTCGGGCTGGACTCGGGCCTAAGATATGAATCACAAGCCCGCCTGTCTAAGTCCAtctgtatattaaaaaatatattataatttatatatatatatatatatatatatatatatataatatagtataTCAGGCTGGGTCGGCCCGGTGTAAAATTCGTAAAGCCCAAGCCCGTCCAATTTTTGGCGAGTTTATACGAGCTTGGACCGGGCCGGGTTTGACAGCATTTTCATGTGTCCAAACCCGACTAAATGGGTTTGCACCTGGGCGGATCGGGCGGGCTCACCGGTCCATCTCTAAGTCTACTTTAATTACACTCCATCCAAACAATGCATAAGGTATTTGTTAGAGGAGATATATGAGGTAAAATATGGATAAAAAGACGAGATAACTTATCCCGTTTATCTGGGAGATAAGATGGTGAGACAAGAGAGAGATAAACTTTTTATCCCACTAAAGTTATACCTAAAGGAGAGTGCTATACGACATGAGGATAACTTATTTAGATGAAAATGTCTAAATTATCcctcatattttattatttattctatttattgtgttttgaaaatttagtaTTAATGTGGAAAGaagttaattaaatttaatctagacctaatacattaccagctctctaaacttgtccaaaataataGATTGACTTCCtaaactttacaagtgtctcactagctctctaaacttgcttatttcgtatcatcaACTcgttaaacttgtccataaaagtagattagctccctaaactttgcaagtgtctcaccaactccctaaacttgcttattatgtaacaactaaatacaaaacttattaaacctaaattctaaaaatacgtctccatctattcgagaggtaatttttttgCTTCTCctaacctattataagagttagtgttgcagatTTGAGAGCTTGAATGAATGAtgatcgagagttagtattatggtttttgtatttagttgttacaaaataagcaagtttggggagttggtgagacacttgcaaagttcagggaactaatatatttttatggacaagtttaaggagctggtgatacgaaataagcaagtttagggagctggtgagacacttacaaagtttagagagtcaatctactattttggacaagttcagggagctggagatgtattaggcctttaatCTATCATCTTAAATATATTAGTTATTccattttttgttttgaaaatttaaagTGTTTCAAGCGTTTCTCAAGTTAGGATGatggattaaatttaattaattttatttcacaTTGATACAACAATAATATATGGGTCTAATTTAAATTTGGATAGGGataatatagtaaaatgaaTCATTTGATCTATATCCTTATCCTACGTATCAAACATGAGAtaataagagcatctccaatagagggtgtCCAAAAGAGTGCCAGTTGATTTGACATTTTAGTTTGGCAATTTTTAAAGGGTGCCTACTATTGGAGTGGTAGTGGGTGCTAAAAAAAGTTGCCAAAATGTTGTCAATTTTTGGCAACATTGAAACAAGGTtgctaaatattttttaatataaaaaattttgatttatttGAATACTATTGGTTTACCTTTTTGatgactttctctctcatttcactattggttgtcgatatttataattaaataaattctatATTAAGTAATGATTTGTGTGGTCATTGTGGCAACTTTTAAAATTGCTTTACTATTGgagtatttttaaataaaagttgCCAAGAATGATGTGgattactaaattaataaaatattatattttagtatgatgTGTTAAATTTTTGGCACTCTTTAGAgcaacctctattggagatgctctaagtcATCATATCTTATCTCaatattttattcttatctCTATCCAACATTTATCCATATCCCGTAGTATACCAAACGTTTGGTATATTTCATGAATTTCATATCCGTCTCATTTAAAttgcgggtacccttacccgttaataatcaatatataaaataaaaaatattataaatttaacaaaagataaatttaataaaccaaaTATAAATAATCCatctacaaatttaacaaatattccaaattaaaaaaatggctTTGTGATTAAATTCAATAGATAAAAGTGAAATATATGGCAGGTACCATGTAACCGATACCCGATGGTTATCATCATACACGTCACATGTAACTTTTTTGAACTCATATCTCGTATCTTTTTATATATAGTATGGGTAACTCCATTAGAGTCGAGTAGTTCCAAATAACCGCATGTAGAGTAGCCGTTACCATCCCTAGTCTACACATATAAAACAATACAACTTTAAGAATAATGTTTTCAAGCCTCATTAATAGAAAATGAGTTTTTCCATTGGTAAAGGTGAAAAAATAACCATTAACATGAACGGAGATAGAGGGTGACCTCAAAGGGCCAAACCCCCCGGCCACTGGAACCACCCTTGCCATGGATGGTTTCGGCCCCCAACTGTTGCGACTAATTCTATTAATGATGGTTTCGGTCCgttatttcaaataaattaaGGTTCATAGtggttaattaaattataaagtttGTATTTTATTACAAAATCCAACTCGTTTAGTATATGATAGGCGATAAATTTTCTTAAGTTTGTTCAAAAcgactcaattttatttttatagtccaaatctagcttaattttgagaagttttatagTGGTACGTAAAATTTGTTTTAGACTACTCAGATGCTAACATGTATATCTacgcaaaacaaaaaaaaaatgagcgaGTTTgattttagcaaaaaaaaaaaaaaaactttatgcATGCATGTGTAAAATTGGCCCCTAGTGGACCAATCCTATATTAGCCACTAACCCCTAACATTAACatctaggagtaattttacctttaacatctaaaatagtgtaattttaatCCTAATGTTGGCAGCCTAAAGCAATTTTTATCCTTAACATTGATAGGTtggattaatttgagaaataattcatcaaattgtctgttcagtcatgaatcttgtatCTCCACTAGATATGCGCGTCATTTTATCATACATCAGTAATAAATTATATGTATAGacatgaaaaaattaaaaaattatattggtatacgagttggacaaaaaaatccaaatatttttttaaatttgaatatatataattttttaattctattatgaaattacaaaattacaaaaatacaaaaCTTTTTTTAGAACAACTGATATACATTTGATGCAGAATATGAAAACATAATATCTGTGTTTTCTTaatgatgtttgaaattgacccaatttgtcGAGAACAAAATTGTTCTTCGCAGCCAACGATAGAGATAAAATAACACTATTTCAGACaataggagtaaaattgctcctagacGTCTATGTTAAGAGTATTTTTTGCAGCTTATctatttttccattaataaaacATGTGCAATTTCAAACTTTATTAGGTGGGTCAAAGGTTGAAGGGGTCATGAAATTacacattaaaaaaataaatcttcTATTAAGGAGACTTGAAATTACATTTTCTAggaaattatctaaccatgaattgtttgtgagtaaaccattaattatatttatgaagtttgctcgcaaataactctttaattgtgtacataaacaagcccACAAGCAAAAtttgtgaataaataaacaagatgcttacaaatagttcgtctattactcatttattatgtttgtgatcgaactcatctaataacaaataaaataatattaagtttagatctTTGTgaattaacacaaaactatatagttctctacaaaattaaaatttattcataaatgttctaatcgagcctgctcgcgagcttccGAGTCAAGCTTTGGTTTGCTCAAACTCGGCTCGTTACAAACCGAGCCAATAAATCATGCTCACAAatggctcgtttacaaatcgagccaaACGTTTATCAAAGTTGACCACCAAACTGCTCATGAACGACTCaactcatttacaaccctataTTTATGATATATCTTGTCCCTATCAtccaaaactaattttattcatGTACAATTAATAACATTTACAAGTTATATCAATTTTAAATAGTATGTTCACGTGTTTTGTACTTGATATCATATACAATATTATATATGGTTAGGGAAGTTTTTTCTCAAATTGTAATCGTGTAACATATTGATCCAATGCTATGTAGATATTGTTCGTTTTAGTCCAAATTCAACACTTTGGGTCTTACGATTTTAAAATGCTTCTACATATATTGAATTCTCACATCACTAATAAACCTCAGTCACAATCTTTCCATTTTCGACGTGGATTCAATTCATTCCTATCCACATCGCAATTACTTAGGACCGTTCTTTGCTCAGACCTTCTTCCCCGACGTCATATACTCCAAACTGGGTCGTTATAGGCCCACCatcttccgcctggttcgtccccgaaccacacatcgtacatgGAGAGTCGGCTCTTATACTAATTATAACATCCTTActcaataccatgtagatattgtccgctttaaCTCAAATCCACCATCTTGTACCTCACGACTTTAAAATGCGTCTGCATATATTCAATTCTCACCTTATTAATAAGTCTCAATCACTCTTTCTCCATTTCTGATGTAAAATTCAATTCATTCATGCTCCTATTGTCATTCTTCAggaccgctccttgctcaggtaTTCTACCCCGGTGCCACTTCAAACCGAGTCGTTACAAACCGTCACCCGTAGGGGCATCTTCAACATTTTGGAGGTCTTGGGaaaattttgtacttttttcaCATCTAAATTTAATACTCCCTATATTCCGTAATATTTGTCTTTTAAGgttaagacacaagaattaagaaatgtaattaatttttaaataaaaaaactttgtTACCATTGTATTAATTGtatccattaattaatttttatctattcccAAAATAAAGTGGCAACTTAAATAGGgatatatttggtaaaagtcAATTAATGTGTATGGATTGAATCAAAACATCATGTGCTATGGAATAAACAAAATTCCCTAGAAAGACAAATATTGTGAAACAAATGGAgtattattttagaaataataa
The window above is part of the Euphorbia lathyris chromosome 3, ddEupLath1.1, whole genome shotgun sequence genome. Proteins encoded here:
- the LOC136224294 gene encoding WD repeat-containing protein 26 homolog; translation: MGVVEDNEPPLKRVKVPLGESESFLEHSSFKESVSCSLGDLMARPLTSQGDGETVGSRGVIKRLEFVKIITRALYSLGYDKSGALLEEESGIPLHSPVVSLFMRQVMDEQWDESVTTLHKIGILEETTVKLASFLLLEQKFLKLLKLDNVVAALDTLRNEIVPLRINLNRIHELAACVISPSRCIFGQDADGVNSRQKILEKLQKLLPPTIMIPEKRLEHLVEKALDVQRDACVFHNTLDSDLSLYSDHQCGKHQIPSRTVQILEAHNDEVWFLQFSHNGKYLASASKDQTAIVWEIKEDGVVSLKHTLKGHQKAVLTISWSPDDKQLLTCGQEEVIRRWDASSGECIHIYEKVGVGLVSCGWFPDGRGIFAGMTDKSICLWDLEGKELECWKGQKTLRISDMAITDDGKSIISMCRDTAVLLLDREVKFERLIEEEETITSFSLSKDNKFLLVNLINQVIHLWNIEGNPKIVSKYKGHTRSRFIIRSCFGGFEQAFIASGSEDSQVYIWHRGSGELLLAMPGHAGAVNCVSWNPTNLHMLASGSDDRTIRIWGLNQYNLKQRDMNSNGILHPCNGRS